The Deinococcus radiotolerans genome segment GTCGTGACCGGCGCGGGCTCCGGGCTGGGCGTCGAGACCGTCCGCGCGCTCCTGGGCGCCGGGGCGCGCGTGATCATGCCTGTCCGTGATACCGCGCGCGGCGAGGAGGTCGCCCGCGAACTCGCCCAGGCCACCGGAAACAGCGACGTGCACGTGCTGCACCTCGATCTCGGGTCGCTCGTCTCGGTACGGCAGGCCGCCCGGGAGATTCTGGCCCTGGCCCCGCAGATCAAGATGCTGATCAACAACGCGGGCGTCATGGCCACCCCGCAGGGCCAGACCGCCGACGGCTTCGAGACACAGTTCGGCACGAACCACCTGGGGCACTTCCAGCTGACCCGCCTGCTGATGCCCGCGCTGCTGGCTGCCGCGCCCGCGCGGGTCGTGTCCCTGAGCAGCAGTGGCCACCGCATCAGCGACATCCGCTGGGACGACCCGAACTTCCGGGCGACCCTCTACGACCCCTGGCAGGCGTACGGGCAGAGCAAGACCGCCAACGCCCTGTTCGCCGCCGAACTCAACCGCCGTTACGCTGACCAGGGCGTCACCGCGAACGCCGTGCATCCCGGCGGGATCATGACCGGGCTACAGAAGCACATGCCCGAAGGCGAGGCGCAGCGGCGCGGCTGGGTCGACGAGAACGGCGTGCCCAACCCAGCCTTCAAGACGCCCGCGCAGGGCGCGAGCACCAGCGTGTGGGCGGCCACGGCGCCCGAACTCGACGGCGTGGGCGGCCTGTTCCTTGAAGACCTCCAGCAGAGCACCCCGCTGGACGAGACCAGCCCCAACCCGATGTTCGGGTACAAACATTACGCGCTGGACGCGGACAGCGCCCGCCTCCTCTGGACCCTCAGTGAGCAGCTGATCGACCAGACCGGGAAGTAAACACAGAAGACAGCAGGGCCCCCGGCTCATCAGACCGGGGGCCTCCTGGATTCGGGACTTATCCCAGGTCGCGCAGTTTGCGGTACAGCTCCTTCTGCTCATCGCTCAGGGTGGCGGGTACCGTCACGTTCAGGCGCACGTACAGGTCGCCGCGCGTGCCGTCCTTCTTTGGCCAGCCCTGCCCGCGCAGGCGCATACGCCGCCCGCCGCTGCTGCCGGGAGGCACGCTCAGGTTCCCCTTGCCGCTCAGGGTCTGCACGGTCACGTCGCCACCCAGCGCCGCGACAGGAGCGGGCACGTCCACGCTGGTGGTCAGATGGTCGCCGTCCAGGTCGAAGCGGGCGTCCTCCAGCACGCGGATGGTCAGCAGCACGTCCCCACCGCCCGGGCCCTGCCCGGCCAGCCGCAGGCGTGCACCGTCCCGCGTGCCCGCCGGGACGCGCAGGCTCAGGCGTTTGCCGTCCACGTTGATGACCTCGTCCGAGCCGCTGAAAGCTTCCTCCAGCGTGACCTGCAACTCGCCTTCCACGTTCTGCACGAAGCGGCGACTCTGGCCTACGCCGCCCAGGCCGCCGCCGAGGAGGTCCTCGAGGTTCACCTGCGCGCCGCCCTGGAAGCCCGCGCCGCCCCGCCGCCCGGCCCCGCCGAACAGCCCCTGGAAGAAATCGCTGAACTGCGAACCGTCGAACCCCGCGAAGTCCCCACCCTGGAAGCCGCCGCCCTGGTAGCCAGGGGGCACCTGCCCGGTGTGCCCGAACTGGTCGAACACCTTACGTTTCTCCGGGTCGCTCAGGACGGCGTAGGCCTCGCCGATCTCCTTGAACTTCTCGGCGGCCTTCTCGTCTCCGGCGTTTTTGTCCGGGTGGTACTGCTTGGCCAGCTTGCGGTACGCGCTCTTGATGTCCGCGTCGGACGCGCCGCGGGACACGCCCAGCACGTCGTAGTAATCCTTGTACGCCATGACTTCCTCCTCTCCTGTGTCCCGGTACGACCCTACGCGCCCAGCTGTTCCAGGCGGTTCAGGACCACCCGCAGCCCGTACGCCGCGGCGATCTCGCGGGCGGTCACGCCCCGCCGGTCCGCCTGCCCTGGTTTCGCGCCGCGCGCCACGAGCAGGTCCAGCACGTCCGTACGCGGCGCGCGGCGCCCCTCCTTGTACGCCTGTCCTTCCACGTCCACGCTGTGCAGCAGTGGCAGCCAGTAGCGCGGGTCGTCCGGCAGCGCGCCCGCCTGGAGCAGCGCCCGGATGAACGTGGGCGGCGCGTCCCGGTCGATGGCGAGGTTCAGCAGCGGCAGCGTCGAGGTGCCCGGCCAGAAGTTCACGTCGTGCACGCGGCCCAGCAGGGCCAGCAGGTCTGACTCGGCCACGCCGTGCCGCAGCGCCCAACCCAGCGCCTCGTGCGTTTTCGTCTGACTGGGCGCCTGTACCTCGTCGGTCAGGGTGCCTGCCTTGAGCGCCTCGATCAGCGGGTTGGCGTTCTCGCGCTGCACGAGCCGCACGTACTCGCCTTCCACCTGCTCGCGCGCCCAGCCTTCCTTGCGCAGCAGCTTCAGGCTGCTCGTCACGCTCGGGTTGCTCTGGAAGCACTTCACCGGAATGCGCCGTGCCAGTTCCTCCCAGCCGTACTCGGCCTGGAGGTGCGTCACGACGCGTTCCAGCGTCACGCCATGCAGAGGATCGCGGGCCGTTGATGGCTGACGCGGCAGGCCCTTCTCTCCCTCAACCATCAACGGTCACCTCTCAACCCTTCCTGCTCACGACGACGCGCGCGGGACGCACGAGGCGGTCTCCCATGCGGAAGCCCAGCTGGTATACCTGCACGATCACGTCGTCCTCATCGCCGGGCACGACCTGCAGCGCCTCGTGCCACTGCGGGTCGAACGCCTCGCCTTCCTTGCCGGTCGCTTCCAGGCCCAGGCCCGCGAACACGCCCAGGATCTTGCCCTGCACGGCCTGCATGCCGGGGATCAGCTTGGCGGGGTCGGCGGTGCCCATGGTCACGGCGCGGTCCATGTCGTCGTACACGGGCATCAGCGCCTCAGCGGCCTTGCTCACGCCCTGACCCTGCGCGGCGTGCACGTCCTCCTGCGTGCGGCGGCGGTAGCTGTCGAAGTCGGTCGCCAGTCGGGCCAGGCGGCCCTTCAGGTCGGCGTTCTCCTTCTCCAGTTCGTCGGCGCGTTCCAGCTTCGCCATCATCTCCTGCACCTGCCCGAGCATGCCCTCGTCCAGGCCGTCCATGCCGGGGAAGGCCGTCTCGGCGTCCTCGGCCATGTTGTCGGTTTCGGTGTCGGGCACGTCCAGGCCGTCCTCGCTGACGGTTCTGGCGCGGGTGTCGGCTTCAGTGGGCGCGGTGGTGTCCGGGGTGGGTTTGCGTTGATCGTCGGTCATTTTGGGGCCTCGCTTGCGGAACATCCGTTCCAGCTTAGTCGTGCAGGGCAGGGGAGAGGCGGCGCCGTGGCCGTCCTCTCCCCTGCAAGTGTGTCTGATCGTGGAGGACGAGCGCTTATTCGGCGGGTTTAAAGTCCGCGTCGATCACGTCGTCATCGGCTTTCGCCTGCGGCTGGCCCTGCGCGGCGCCGGCGTCCTGACCCTGCGCCTGCGCGGCGGTCATGAAGGTCCGGAGTTCCTCTTCCAGCTTCTTCTGCGCAGCGTCGATCTTGGCGTCGTCGTCGCTGCGGACGGCTTCCTCGGCCTCGTCGGCGGCGGCCTTGAGCTTGTCCTTGGCGTCCTGGGCGGCAGAGCCGTTCTCCTCGATCTGGCCGAGGGCCTGGACGCGCAGGCTGTCGAGGTTGTTGCGCTTCTCGACCTTCTCGCGGCGCTGCTTGTCGGCGGCCGCGTTCTGCTCGGCTTCCTGCACCATGCGTTCCACGTCGCCCTTGTCGAGGGTGGTGGTGTTCTCGATGCGGATGCTGGCTTCCTTGCCGCTGGTCTTCTCCTTGGCGGTGACGTGCAGGATGCCGTTGGCGTCGATGTCGAAGGTCACCTCGATCTGGGGCTGACCGGCGCGCATGGGCGGGATGCCTTCGAGCTTGAAGCGGCCCAGGCTCTTGTTGTCGTTCGCCATGGGGCGTTCACCCTGGAGGACGTTGATCTCCACGCCGGGCTGGTTGTTCTCGGCGGTGGTGTAGATCTCGGTCTTCTTGGCGGGCACCGTGGTGTTGCGGGTGATCATCGGAGCGATCATGCCGCCCTTGACTTCCACGCCCAGCGTCAGCGGAGTCACGTCCACCAGGACGATGTCGCCCAGGCTGCTGTCCCCCTGGATGATCCCGGCCTGCACGGCGGCGCCGAGCGCAACGGCCTCGTCGGGGTTCACGGACTCGTTGGGGGTCTTGCCGATGATGTCCTGCACGATGCGCTTCACGGCGGGGATGCGGGTGCTGCCGCCCACCAGGATTACTTCGTCGATCTTGCTGGCGTCCAGCTTGGCGTCCGCAAGGGCCTGTTCGACGGGCTTGCGCACGCGGCGCAGCAGGTCGGCGGTGAGTTCCTCGAACTTCGCGCGGCTCAGGGTGCGCTCGAGGTGCATGGGTGTGCGGGTCTCGGGGTCGAAGGTGATGAACGGCAGGCTGATGGTGGTTTCAGACGCGTTGCTCAGTTCGATCTTGGCCTTCTCGGCCGCTTCGATCAGGCGCTGCAGGGCCTGCTTGTCCTTGCGCAGGTCGAAGCTGTTGTCCTTCTGGAACTCGGTGGCGAGCCAGTCGACGATGCGCTGGTCGAAGTCCGCGCCGCCCAGGTGAGTGTCGCCGCTGGTGGACTTCACTTCGAACACGCCGTCACCCAGTTCGAGGATGGTCACGTCGAAGGTGCCGCCCCCCAGGTCGAAGACCAGCACGGTCTCGTTGCCCTTGCGCTCCAGGCCGTAGGCGAGCGCGGCGGCGGTGGGTTCGTTGATGACGCGCAGGACGTTCAGCCCCGCGATCTCACCGGCCTGCTTGGTGGCCTCGCGCTGGCTGTTGTCAAAGTACGCGGGCACGGTGACGACCACGTCCTTGATCTTCTCGCCCAGCTTGGCGCTGGCGTCGTTCACGAGTTTGCGCAGCACCTCGGCGCTGACCTGCTCGGGGGCGAGGTCCTGGCCGTTCACTTCGATGCGCACGCTGCCGCCGGGGCCTTCTTTCACAGTGAAGGGGCTGCGGGCGGCCTCTTCCTTCACTTCGTCCCAGCGGCGGCCGATGAAGCGCTTGACTTCGAACAGGGTCGCAGCAGGGTTCAGGGCGGCCTGACGGCGGGCGATCTGCCCGACGAGGCGCTCGTCGCCCTTGTACGCGACGACGCTGGGGGTGGTGCGGGCGCCTTCGGCGTTCACGATCACTTCGGGGCGGCCGCCTTCCATCACGGAGATCACAGAGTTGGTGGTGCCGAGGTCAATTCCGACTGCTTTGGGCATGTTGACTCCTGGAGGTATGGGGATTTGCTGCCATGCGGGCAGCAGTTCTGATCGCCATACAGCATAGGCCCACAGTTGTCGGGTGTCAATAGACTTGAGTGTAGGCCGCTCAAGTCTAAGATTCGCTCAAGAGATCCAGGAGGCCCGTGACGCATCGGAGGCGAGGGCTATTTGATACTGACCCTCACGCCCGCCAGCCAGCCACCTGCCGTTCCAGGTATTGACGCACGCTGTACGCCGATACGCGGCTGAGCCCAGGTCACCAGGACACGATCCTGTACGCTCCACGGCCGTTCACCCAGGCGGTCGCGTCGAGCCTGTCGTCATCCCCGTCATAGCCCTGGTTGAAGATGACCAGCGTGTCCGGTGCGTCCGTCTGCCCCGCCTCTGGCGTCGTGGCGCGCCGATTGACGGACAGGACGTGCGTGGGAGACGCCTCATCCGGGCCCAGACCGGCGAACCAGGTCCCGAAGTGCCGGTTGATCCCAGCGATCCTCTCCGGCGTTGGCAGAGCAACTGGATGCAGAGGCGCAGGTACCAGCGGATCAAACAGCGTCGTCAGCTGCTCCCACATCATGGGCGCCGCGCGAACCGGCAACCAGCAGTCATCAGCCGCCCACGTGCACGATGGGCCGACGGTCCCGGTCCGGTTCGGCGCGGCGCAGGATCTCGCGTGTCAGGGGGGGCACGTCCCCGCGCCCACCGATCACGAAGTCCAGCGCCAGTTGCAGGGGGCTCTCCTCGGTCCAGCGCATGTACACCTGCGGCGGCGCGCCCTTCTTGCGCAGGGTGAGCATCACGGCCGCAATCGTATTCGGAATGCTCGACCCGCGCGCCCGCAGGATCGAGTACGGCCCGACGTTCAGGCCCGTGACCTCAACTACGTCCGTGAACTCGCTCGCGTCGTCCACCTCCACCTCCAGGAACAGGAACGGCTCATCCTCCGGGAGGTGCACCATCTGCCGCACCCGCAGCTCCTGCTTGCTGTACTCCGACTCGGCCGACCGTCCCGGGTGGTGGCACACGAAGCGCAGCGGGCGGATCGGGTGCGTCTTGAGGACCTGGATGGCCGCGTCGTCAAACTGCACCTGACTGACCCTCAGCTCGAACGACCGCGAAATGCGGGAGCTGATCCCCACGGCGAGGATCAGCACGATGAACAGCAGCGCGATCAGCAGGCCCTGCGGGTTGCTGAAGATCGTCACGGCGCTGGTGTACACGAAGATGGCGCTGATCACCCCG includes the following:
- a CDS encoding oxidoreductase yields the protein MTPIKSPLAPRADAADLLKDTDLTGQTAVVTGAGSGLGVETVRALLGAGARVIMPVRDTARGEEVARELAQATGNSDVHVLHLDLGSLVSVRQAAREILALAPQIKMLINNAGVMATPQGQTADGFETQFGTNHLGHFQLTRLLMPALLAAAPARVVSLSSSGHRISDIRWDDPNFRATLYDPWQAYGQSKTANALFAAELNRRYADQGVTANAVHPGGIMTGLQKHMPEGEAQRRGWVDENGVPNPAFKTPAQGASTSVWAATAPELDGVGGLFLEDLQQSTPLDETSPNPMFGYKHYALDADSARLLWTLSEQLIDQTGK
- a CDS encoding DnaJ C-terminal domain-containing protein, which gives rise to MAYKDYYDVLGVSRGASDADIKSAYRKLAKQYHPDKNAGDEKAAEKFKEIGEAYAVLSDPEKRKVFDQFGHTGQVPPGYQGGGFQGGDFAGFDGSQFSDFFQGLFGGAGRRGGAGFQGGAQVNLEDLLGGGLGGVGQSRRFVQNVEGELQVTLEEAFSGSDEVINVDGKRLSLRVPAGTRDGARLRLAGQGPGGGDVLLTIRVLEDARFDLDGDHLTTSVDVPAPVAALGGDVTVQTLSGKGNLSVPPGSSGGRRMRLRGQGWPKKDGTRGDLYVRLNVTVPATLSDEQKELYRKLRDLG
- a CDS encoding VF530 family DNA-binding protein, which encodes MVEGEKGLPRQPSTARDPLHGVTLERVVTHLQAEYGWEELARRIPVKCFQSNPSVTSSLKLLRKEGWAREQVEGEYVRLVQRENANPLIEALKAGTLTDEVQAPSQTKTHEALGWALRHGVAESDLLALLGRVHDVNFWPGTSTLPLLNLAIDRDAPPTFIRALLQAGALPDDPRYWLPLLHSVDVEGQAYKEGRRAPRTDVLDLLVARGAKPGQADRRGVTAREIAAAYGLRVVLNRLEQLGA
- a CDS encoding nucleotide exchange factor GrpE; the encoded protein is MTDDQRKPTPDTTAPTEADTRARTVSEDGLDVPDTETDNMAEDAETAFPGMDGLDEGMLGQVQEMMAKLERADELEKENADLKGRLARLATDFDSYRRRTQEDVHAAQGQGVSKAAEALMPVYDDMDRAVTMGTADPAKLIPGMQAVQGKILGVFAGLGLEATGKEGEAFDPQWHEALQVVPGDEDDVIVQVYQLGFRMGDRLVRPARVVVSRKG
- the dnaK gene encoding molecular chaperone DnaK, with protein sequence MPKAVGIDLGTTNSVISVMEGGRPEVIVNAEGARTTPSVVAYKGDERLVGQIARRQAALNPAATLFEVKRFIGRRWDEVKEEAARSPFTVKEGPGGSVRIEVNGQDLAPEQVSAEVLRKLVNDASAKLGEKIKDVVVTVPAYFDNSQREATKQAGEIAGLNVLRVINEPTAAALAYGLERKGNETVLVFDLGGGTFDVTILELGDGVFEVKSTSGDTHLGGADFDQRIVDWLATEFQKDNSFDLRKDKQALQRLIEAAEKAKIELSNASETTISLPFITFDPETRTPMHLERTLSRAKFEELTADLLRRVRKPVEQALADAKLDASKIDEVILVGGSTRIPAVKRIVQDIIGKTPNESVNPDEAVALGAAVQAGIIQGDSSLGDIVLVDVTPLTLGVEVKGGMIAPMITRNTTVPAKKTEIYTTAENNQPGVEINVLQGERPMANDNKSLGRFKLEGIPPMRAGQPQIEVTFDIDANGILHVTAKEKTSGKEASIRIENTTTLDKGDVERMVQEAEQNAAADKQRREKVEKRNNLDSLRVQALGQIEENGSAAQDAKDKLKAAADEAEEAVRSDDDAKIDAAQKKLEEELRTFMTAAQAQGQDAGAAQGQPQAKADDDVIDADFKPAE